TTGGAGTCTTCGATTACAAACTGTTCTTTGGCAATTTCAAAATCCTGAGGCAGTAATTCTGATCCTGTTTTGGTATTCGCAAAAATGTTCAGTAAATATTCTGTTCCCGGTTTTGATTGTAATTTTGGAAGCTCAATTTTAAATTGTTTTTTAGATTTCGGGGCTAAAGCCACATTCAGAGTTCCTTCTTTTATTACTTTTCCATTTTCTAAAACCTCGTATCTAAAATTGTATTTATTCAGGTTTGTAAATCCAAAATCGTTTATAATTTCGATTATGCCATTTTTAGTGTCAACGGCCTGAAATCGAATATCCTGATATACTTTTTTTACTTCAAAAGCGCCCGGATGCGGTGTTCTGTCGGCATAAACCAATCCGTTGTGACAGAAGTTTTCGTCATTCAGGTAATTCTGGCTTCCCATATCGCCTCCGTACGCCCAGTATTTTCGGCCTGCTTCATCGGTTCTTAAATAGCCCTGATCTACCCAGTCCCAGATAAAACCGCCCTGCATGTTTTTGCTGCCGCGAATGATATCCCAGTATTCCTGAAAATTTCCGCTGCTGTTGCCCATCGCATGCGAATACTCACACATGATGTACGGACGGCTGACTTCTTTTCTTGCAGCATATTCTTTCATGTAGTCAATCGTTGGGTACATTGGACAAACGATATCGGTATTTTCGTTTTCTTTTGCCTGCTCAAACTGAACTAATCTTGTATTGTCTCTCTTTTTAATCCATTTGTAAGCCTCATGAAAAACAGGTCCGTTGGCACTTTCATTACCTAATGACCAGATAATTACAGACGGCATATTTTTATCTCTTTCCACCAGACTATAAATTCGGTCCAGATGTGCTTCTCTCCATTCCGGAAGATGGCCCGGATTCGTTTTTGGATTCATCCAGATTAGAGGCTGTCCTTCTACTCCCATTCCATGACTTTCGATATTGGCTTCATCTACCAAAAACAAACCGTATTTGTTACATAATTTTACCCATAAAATATTGTTTGGATAATGACTGCAGCGAACAGAATTAATGTTGAGCTGTTTCATCATCTTAATATCTTTCATCATCGTTGCTTCATCCTGATAATGTCCGGTTTCCGGATTGTGTTCGTGAATGTTAACGCCGTGAACCATCAGCCTGACTCCGTTTACGAGTAACTGACCGCCTTTTAATTCTACTTTTCTAAATCCGATTTGTGTGCCAACTGTTTCTACAATTTCTCCCTTCGCATTTTTTAAAGTCAGCAGAAGCGTGTATAAATTTGGTGTTTCGCTGCTCCATAATTTAGGAGAAGATACGCTTTGCGAAAAATTCAAATTCTGAATTTTTGAGGCTTCAAAATTGACAGCAAGTTCTTTACTGAAAACATTTTTCCCTGAAGCATCAACTAGTTTTGCAGTTAATTTTTGATTGTTAACCGAAGTTGAAGTCAGGTTTTTTAAACTTACTTCTACATTTAAACTTCCGTTTTTGTAATTCGCATCCAAATCAGGCTTGGCAAAAAAATCGGCAATACGAACATCATTTGTACTGTACAAATACACATTTCTGTCAATTCCAGAAAGCCTCCACATGTCCTGATCTTCAAGATACGAACCATCGCTCCATCTGTAAACTTCAATCGCAAGGTCATTTTTTCCGGGTTTTAAATATTTCGAAATATCAAATTCTGCCGGACTTTTGGTGTTTTCGGTATAACCTACTTTTTGTCCGTTTACCCAAATGTACATGGCCGATGTTCCGGCTTCAAAATGAAGAAAAACGTGTCGGTTTTTCCAGTTTTCAGGCAGGACAAAATCTCTTTTATAAGAACCAACCGGATTGTCCGAATGGTTAATAAAAGGCGGATTTTTCTCGAACGGATATGTAATATTGGTGTAAATAGGCACACCATAACCGTTTAATTCCCAGTTTGAAGGCACTTGTAACTCCTTCCAGTGCAAAGTGCTGAAATCGGTTTTGTAAAAATCTTTCGGGCGCTGATCGGGCGTTGGCGACCAGGAAAATTTCCATTTTCCATTTAACGAAAAGTACCACGGCGAGTTTTCGTATTTATCCTGTATTGCCGAGGTTTCATCGGCATACGGAAGAAAAGCAGCCCGCGCCGGTTCTCTGTTAATCTGGAATACCTGAGGATTTTCCCAGTCTTTACGATCTTTTTCCTGAGCCGAAACTGCTGCAGCGCAAAGCTGCAATAGGCTTATAAAAAATATTTTGGTTTTGGTAGTATACATTATTTTTATTTTTAAGTCCTCATCCGAAAGAATTACAAAATCCAAAAGCTGCTAAAGTCTGGTTAGAACTTCAGTTTTTCAGGCAGGTATTTGGCTGCTAATTCTTTATAGTACGGAAGAAGTGCTTTTACATCCGGTTTTACAGGTGCTTTGGTATACAAATCATACGGATTGAACTTTCTAACCCAGTCAAACATTTCTATGTCTTTTTCGTTCATTAAATGAGCATAGGCATTTTCTTTATGCTGTGAATAAAACGAGTGGTAACGAATCATGTATAAAGCCGGATCAGGAAGATAATCTTTCATAATCTGATACAGATATTCGTCGTGGCCCCAGCTCATTTTTACATTGTCGAGTCCGCAGTTTTCTGTATACACACCAAATTTGGTATTGAATCTTTCGTCTGTATAATCCGGATTTTCTTTGAAGAATTCCGAATACACAATTTTATCTGAATACGCACAGCCAACCGGAAACGTATCGCCTACAACAGCCCATTGCGGTTCTCCAAACAAACATAAAATTTTACCCAGATCATGAATAAATCCCGTCAGTACGAACCAGTCCGGATGACCGTCTGCTCTAATGGCTTCTGATGTCTGTAAAAGATGTTGTGTCTGGTCTAAGTCAATATCCGGGTCGCTGTCGTCTACAAGTGTGTTCAAAAAATCGACAGCTTCCCAGATTGACATTTCTTTTTTATTAAACTGCAGAAATTCCTGTTCTTTACTGCATACAAAATCGTAAGTCTGGTAAGTATGATTTATTCTGTAAAACTCTTTAACGGTTTCTACTCTTTCAGAATCTACATAATTCCTGAATTCTTCTTTTTGCTTTTCGGGTGCGCTTTCAGAAGGATCAGGATATCGCAGTAACAAATCATCTTCCCATTCATCTAAATTATTCAGTGGATTGTCTGTGTCTATATGCTTTTTCATAATGCTAAAAGGTTAAAAGTTATAAGACAAAAATAGAATTACCTCCTGCTTTCAAAATGGATTAATACATCAAAAACATGGATAATTCTTATTTTTGTAGGAATTTACAATCAAAAAAAGACTTTTAAATCTGCTATATATTGTGTGGAGTGTTTTTTGCAGCAGATTACAAAAATTAAAAATGATTTTAGTTTTGCATGTAAACATTACCCAGG
This portion of the Flavobacterium gelatinilyticum genome encodes:
- a CDS encoding glycoside hydrolase family 2 TIM barrel-domain containing protein, yielding MYTTKTKIFFISLLQLCAAAVSAQEKDRKDWENPQVFQINREPARAAFLPYADETSAIQDKYENSPWYFSLNGKWKFSWSPTPDQRPKDFYKTDFSTLHWKELQVPSNWELNGYGVPIYTNITYPFEKNPPFINHSDNPVGSYKRDFVLPENWKNRHVFLHFEAGTSAMYIWVNGQKVGYTENTKSPAEFDISKYLKPGKNDLAIEVYRWSDGSYLEDQDMWRLSGIDRNVYLYSTNDVRIADFFAKPDLDANYKNGSLNVEVSLKNLTSTSVNNQKLTAKLVDASGKNVFSKELAVNFEASKIQNLNFSQSVSSPKLWSSETPNLYTLLLTLKNAKGEIVETVGTQIGFRKVELKGGQLLVNGVRLMVHGVNIHEHNPETGHYQDEATMMKDIKMMKQLNINSVRCSHYPNNILWVKLCNKYGLFLVDEANIESHGMGVEGQPLIWMNPKTNPGHLPEWREAHLDRIYSLVERDKNMPSVIIWSLGNESANGPVFHEAYKWIKKRDNTRLVQFEQAKENENTDIVCPMYPTIDYMKEYAARKEVSRPYIMCEYSHAMGNSSGNFQEYWDIIRGSKNMQGGFIWDWVDQGYLRTDEAGRKYWAYGGDMGSQNYLNDENFCHNGLVYADRTPHPGAFEVKKVYQDIRFQAVDTKNGIIEIINDFGFTNLNKYNFRYEVLENGKVIKEGTLNVALAPKSKKQFKIELPKLQSKPGTEYLLNIFANTKTGSELLPQDFEIAKEQFVIEDSKYFEKTEQSVSSKIQDEKDQFVLSTENVTVKISKTTGLISYYNLKGEEYFKQYPEPNFWRAPTDNDIGNKMQIRTNVWRTAGKNTTLENIQQTEENGKKYVIAKLKLNDVFSDYTIKYSLADDGALEIQASYKKGNNPVPELPRFGMIFTLKNKLENLDYYGRGPLENYPDRKTSSFKGIYTSKVADQYVPYTRPQENGYKTDVRWFKLAANKGNGIEIKGLQPLGMSTLNNYPSDFDGGISKKNIHSSDITPRDEVVVCVDLTQRGLGGDNSWGLPPHEQYTLTQSEYSYGFIIKPVF
- a CDS encoding inositol oxygenase family protein, giving the protein MKKHIDTDNPLNNLDEWEDDLLLRYPDPSESAPEKQKEEFRNYVDSERVETVKEFYRINHTYQTYDFVCSKEQEFLQFNKKEMSIWEAVDFLNTLVDDSDPDIDLDQTQHLLQTSEAIRADGHPDWFVLTGFIHDLGKILCLFGEPQWAVVGDTFPVGCAYSDKIVYSEFFKENPDYTDERFNTKFGVYTENCGLDNVKMSWGHDEYLYQIMKDYLPDPALYMIRYHSFYSQHKENAYAHLMNEKDIEMFDWVRKFNPYDLYTKAPVKPDVKALLPYYKELAAKYLPEKLKF